Proteins encoded by one window of Elusimicrobiota bacterium:
- the recQ gene encoding ATP-dependent DNA helicase RecQ: MITTTKPSLEEALKTHFGYEAFRPHQRLIVQSVLDRRDVLALLPTGGGKSLCFQLPALLMEGITLVVSPLIALMKDQVDSLSANGIPATFINSSLSPEEVGRRLVAIRQGKIRLVYMAPERLMLPAFLEEVQKWTVGLIAIDEAHCISWWGHDFRPEYRQLSQLRNIFPGVPIMALTATATDRVRKDIIEQLHLRQPRQEVASFNRPNLTYRVLPKRDGYRQLLTFLKDRPQESGIVYCLSRKTCEELARDLVEDGIAALPYHAGLESAIRGKNQEKFLRDDVRVVCATIAFGMGVHKSNVRFVVHFNLPRNIEGYYQETGRAGRDGLASDCLLLYSSADAAKLSRFINEKTDPNERKVAARQLSEMMSFAESSVCRRKILLNYFGETEGALPCGGCDNCLEPRQNFDATLPAQKLLSCVYRIKERSGFSVGLTHTVDVLMGHATEKIQKWGHASLSTYGIGTEFKKREWLSLGQEMIRKEYLAQSQDDFKTLTITAKGVGALKQRDPITLTKPLSSLRPRRRKEVEGGFDSNLFNSLKALRKELADERNVPAYIIFSDATLRQMARERPTTLEQFRRLSGVGQRKLAEFGEIFTTHVKRFIP, from the coding sequence ATGATCACGACTACCAAACCTTCCCTTGAGGAAGCTTTAAAAACCCATTTTGGGTATGAGGCTTTCCGGCCTCATCAGCGGCTGATTGTTCAATCGGTTTTGGATCGCCGGGACGTTTTGGCGCTTTTGCCGACGGGCGGGGGGAAATCGCTTTGTTTTCAATTGCCGGCCTTGTTGATGGAGGGGATCACGCTCGTGGTGTCTCCACTCATCGCTTTGATGAAGGATCAAGTGGATTCATTAAGCGCCAACGGAATCCCGGCCACGTTTATCAATTCCTCTCTTTCTCCTGAGGAGGTGGGCCGCCGTCTGGTCGCCATTCGTCAAGGCAAGATTCGGTTGGTCTATATGGCGCCTGAGCGGTTGATGCTGCCGGCGTTTTTGGAGGAAGTCCAGAAATGGACGGTGGGGCTCATTGCCATTGATGAAGCTCATTGCATCAGTTGGTGGGGGCATGATTTTAGGCCGGAGTATCGCCAATTGTCCCAGCTCCGGAACATTTTCCCCGGTGTTCCCATCATGGCCTTGACGGCCACCGCCACCGACCGTGTGCGAAAAGACATCATCGAGCAATTGCATTTGCGGCAACCGCGCCAGGAGGTGGCCAGTTTTAATCGTCCGAATTTGACTTATCGGGTGCTTCCCAAAAGAGATGGTTACCGGCAATTGTTGACATTCCTAAAAGATCGACCTCAAGAGAGCGGGATCGTGTATTGCCTCTCGCGGAAAACCTGTGAAGAACTGGCCCGAGACCTTGTCGAGGACGGAATTGCCGCTTTGCCCTATCACGCCGGATTGGAGTCAGCGATCCGAGGCAAAAATCAAGAGAAATTCCTTCGAGACGACGTCCGCGTCGTTTGCGCCACGATCGCCTTCGGAATGGGGGTCCATAAATCCAACGTGAGATTCGTGGTTCATTTCAATCTGCCGCGGAACATTGAAGGCTATTATCAGGAAACGGGCCGGGCGGGCCGGGACGGCCTGGCCAGTGATTGTTTGCTCCTCTATTCCTCGGCAGACGCCGCCAAATTGTCCCGGTTCATCAATGAGAAAACCGATCCGAATGAACGAAAGGTGGCGGCGCGGCAACTGAGTGAGATGATGTCCTTCGCCGAGAGCTCTGTTTGCCGTCGAAAAATTTTGCTCAATTATTTTGGGGAAACCGAAGGCGCTCTCCCCTGCGGAGGTTGTGACAACTGTTTGGAGCCCCGTCAGAATTTTGACGCCACTTTGCCGGCGCAGAAGTTGTTGTCCTGTGTGTATCGCATCAAAGAAAGGAGCGGTTTTTCGGTGGGCCTCACCCACACCGTGGACGTTTTGATGGGCCATGCCACTGAAAAGATTCAAAAATGGGGTCACGCGAGTCTTTCGACCTACGGAATCGGAACTGAGTTTAAAAAACGGGAATGGCTATCGCTTGGGCAGGAAATGATTCGCAAGGAATATCTGGCCCAATCGCAGGACGACTTCAAAACATTAACCATCACCGCCAAGGGGGTGGGAGCCCTGAAACAAAGAGATCCCATCACCTTGACCAAACCGCTCTCGTCCCTGCGGCCCCGTCGTCGCAAAGAGGTGGAGGGTGGATTCGATTCGAATTTGTTTAATTCCCTGAAGGCGTTGCGGAAAGAATTGGCCGATGAACGAAACGTCCCGGCCTACATCATTTTTTCGGATGCCACGCTTCGCCAAATGGCCAGGGAACGGCCCACAACGCTGGAGCAATTTCGTCGGCTCAGTGGCGTCGGTCAACGCAAGTTGGCCGAGTTTGGAGAAATTTTTACTACACATGTCAAAAGGTTTATTCCGTGA